In one window of Halomarina pelagica DNA:
- a CDS encoding TspO/MBR family protein has translation MEAISSRRLPDLRSIVGLLVAVLVCELVGITAAVFTQTGLSTWYQSLVRPDLAPPNWVFGPVWTTLYALMGAAVWLAWRNGRGRARTVAVGLFALQLALNFAWSFVFFGAGEILGALAVIVALLLAIVATMGAFWRIDRRATYLMVPYLAWVAFATYLNYGFWVLN, from the coding sequence ATGGAAGCGATCTCCTCCCGTCGGCTGCCCGACCTCCGGTCGATCGTGGGCCTCCTCGTCGCCGTCCTCGTCTGCGAACTCGTCGGCATCACCGCCGCGGTGTTCACGCAGACCGGCCTCAGTACGTGGTACCAGTCGCTCGTCCGCCCCGACCTCGCCCCGCCGAACTGGGTGTTCGGGCCGGTCTGGACGACGCTGTACGCGCTGATGGGCGCGGCCGTCTGGCTCGCCTGGCGCAACGGGCGCGGTCGCGCGCGGACCGTCGCGGTCGGCCTGTTCGCCCTCCAGCTCGCGCTCAACTTCGCCTGGTCGTTCGTCTTCTTCGGCGCGGGGGAGATCCTCGGCGCGCTCGCCGTCATCGTCGCCCTGCTGCTCGCCATCGTCGCCACGATGGGCGCGTTCTGGCGCATCGACCGCCGCGCGACCTACCTCATGGTCCCCTACCTCGCGTGGGTCGCGTTCGCCACGTACCTGAACTACGGGTTCTGGGTGCTGAACTGA
- the alaS gene encoding alanine--tRNA ligase, translating to MSELDEEYRLAYFEEEGFTRRECPSCGAHFWSRDPDRETCGEPPCAEYDFIDAPGFDGEYTLEEMREAFLSFFEEHGHERIDPYPVAANRWRDDVLLTQASIYDFQPLVTSGQAPPPANPLCISQPCIRMQDIDNVGKTGRHTMAFEMMAHHAFNTREDAEGYAYHGEVYWKDQTVRYCDQFFDSLGANVEEITYIEDPWVGGGNAGPAIEVIYRGVELATLVFMSMEQDPDGEYLMKDGNRYSKMDTYIVDTGYGLERWTWVSQGTPTVYEAVYPDTIAFLKRNAGIELTDDEERLVHDAAKLAGNLDIDEAEDMETARADIAAQLGVDSDELEALMEPLETIYAVADHCRTLAYMLGDGIVPSSVGSGYLVRMVLRRTKRLVDEVGVDAPLDELVDMQAERLGYRNRDTIRDMVRTEVGKYRETLERGGRRVRQLADEYADRDEPIPLSAVIELYDSHGIQPDMVEEIAAERGARVDIPDDFHAQVAARHGSEDAGAPERTEADERIAGLPETDRLYYDDQDRTEFEAVVLDVIEREGGEAYDVVLDQTMFYPEGGGQPADYGTLSTDDRTAEVEDVQRQDGVILHRTDEPLGKGEFVRGRIDATRRRRLMAHHTATHIVVHAARQVLGEHIRQAGAQKGVDSSRIDVQHYERISREQVRRIELVANSIVTDNTPVLQEWPDRHEAEEKYGFDLYQGGIPPGTNIRLIHVDEDVQACGGTHVGRTGDVGAIKILSTERVQDGVERIVFAAGDAAIEATQRTEDALREAAEVLDVSPMEVPDTAARFFEEWKDRGKRIEDLKEELAEARAEAGGGEEVEVGDSVAVVRRLDADMDELRATANAIAEEGKIAVLGSGRGSAQFVVAVPDGVAVNAGEVVGELAGRVGGGGGGPADFAQGGGPDVDALDDALDDAPEVLRHVLNA from the coding sequence ATGAGCGAACTCGACGAGGAGTACCGACTTGCGTACTTCGAGGAGGAGGGATTCACGCGACGGGAGTGCCCCTCCTGCGGGGCGCACTTCTGGAGTCGCGACCCCGACCGCGAGACCTGCGGCGAACCCCCCTGCGCGGAGTACGACTTCATCGACGCGCCGGGCTTCGACGGGGAGTACACGCTGGAGGAGATGCGCGAGGCCTTCCTCTCGTTCTTCGAGGAGCACGGCCACGAGCGCATCGACCCCTACCCCGTCGCGGCGAACCGCTGGCGCGACGACGTGCTGCTCACGCAGGCGTCGATCTACGACTTCCAGCCGCTGGTGACCTCGGGGCAGGCCCCGCCGCCGGCGAACCCGCTGTGCATCAGCCAGCCGTGCATCCGCATGCAGGACATCGACAACGTCGGCAAGACGGGCCGGCACACGATGGCCTTCGAGATGATGGCCCACCACGCGTTCAACACCCGGGAGGACGCCGAGGGCTACGCCTACCACGGCGAGGTCTACTGGAAGGACCAGACGGTGCGCTACTGCGATCAGTTCTTCGACTCGCTGGGCGCGAACGTCGAGGAGATCACCTACATCGAGGACCCGTGGGTCGGCGGCGGCAACGCCGGGCCCGCCATCGAGGTCATCTACCGCGGCGTCGAACTGGCGACGCTCGTCTTCATGTCGATGGAGCAGGACCCCGACGGCGAGTACCTGATGAAGGACGGCAACCGGTACTCGAAGATGGACACGTACATCGTCGACACCGGCTACGGCCTGGAGCGCTGGACGTGGGTCAGCCAGGGGACGCCGACGGTGTACGAGGCGGTCTACCCCGACACCATCGCGTTCCTCAAGCGCAACGCCGGGATCGAACTGACCGACGACGAGGAGCGCCTCGTCCACGACGCCGCCAAGCTGGCGGGCAACCTCGACATCGACGAGGCCGAGGACATGGAAACTGCGCGCGCGGACATCGCGGCGCAGCTCGGCGTCGATTCCGACGAACTCGAGGCGCTGATGGAGCCCCTGGAGACGATCTACGCCGTCGCGGACCACTGCCGGACGCTCGCGTACATGCTCGGCGACGGCATCGTCCCCTCCAGCGTCGGCTCGGGCTACCTCGTGCGGATGGTCCTGCGCCGGACCAAGCGCCTCGTGGACGAGGTGGGCGTGGACGCGCCGCTCGACGAGCTGGTCGACATGCAGGCCGAGCGACTGGGCTACCGCAACCGCGACACCATCCGCGACATGGTGCGCACCGAGGTGGGGAAGTACCGCGAGACGCTCGAGCGCGGCGGCCGCCGGGTGCGGCAACTGGCCGACGAGTACGCCGACCGCGACGAGCCGATCCCGCTCTCCGCGGTCATCGAGCTGTACGACTCCCACGGCATCCAGCCGGACATGGTCGAGGAGATCGCCGCGGAGCGGGGCGCGCGAGTCGACATCCCGGACGACTTCCACGCGCAGGTGGCCGCGCGCCACGGCAGCGAGGACGCGGGCGCGCCCGAGCGCACGGAGGCGGACGAGCGCATCGCCGGCCTGCCGGAGACCGACCGGCTCTACTACGACGACCAGGATCGCACCGAGTTCGAGGCGGTCGTCCTCGACGTCATCGAGCGCGAGGGGGGCGAGGCCTACGACGTCGTCCTCGATCAGACGATGTTCTACCCCGAGGGCGGGGGTCAACCCGCCGACTACGGGACGCTCTCGACGGACGACCGGACGGCCGAGGTCGAGGACGTCCAGCGACAGGACGGGGTGATCCTCCACCGCACGGACGAACCGCTCGGGAAGGGCGAGTTCGTCCGCGGCCGGATCGACGCGACGCGACGCCGACGCCTGATGGCCCACCACACCGCGACCCACATCGTCGTCCACGCCGCCCGGCAGGTGCTCGGCGAGCACATCCGCCAGGCCGGCGCGCAGAAGGGCGTCGACAGCTCCCGCATCGACGTCCAGCACTACGAGCGCATCTCCCGCGAGCAGGTGCGACGCATCGAACTCGTCGCGAACTCGATCGTGACCGACAACACGCCGGTCCTCCAGGAGTGGCCCGACCGCCACGAGGCCGAGGAGAAGTACGGCTTCGACCTCTACCAGGGCGGCATCCCGCCGGGGACGAACATCCGGCTGATCCACGTCGACGAGGACGTCCAGGCCTGCGGAGGGACCCACGTCGGGCGGACCGGCGACGTGGGCGCGATCAAGATCCTCTCGACCGAGCGTGTCCAGGACGGCGTCGAGCGCATCGTCTTCGCCGCGGGCGACGCGGCCATCGAGGCCACCCAGCGCACCGAGGACGCCCTCCGCGAGGCGGCAGAGGTGCTCGACGTTTCACCGATGGAGGTACCTGACACCGCCGCGCGCTTCTTCGAGGAGTGGAAGGACCGCGGCAAGCGGATCGAGGACCTGAAGGAGGAACTCGCCGAGGCCCGCGCCGAAGCCGGCGGCGGCGAGGAGGTCGAGGTCGGTGACAGCGTCGCCGTCGTCCGGCGGCTCGACGCCGACATGGACGAACTCCGCGCGACGGCCAACGCCATCGCCGAGGAGGGCAAGATCGCCGTGCTCGGAAGCGGTCGCGGGAGCGCGCAGTTCGTCGTCGCGGTCCCCGACGGCGTCGCCGTCAACGCGGGCGAAGTCGTCGGCGAACTCGCGGGCCGCGTCGGCGGCGGCGGCGGCGGCCCCGCCGACTTCGCGCAGGGCGGCGGCCCCGACGTGGACGCGCTCGACGACGCGCTCGACGACGCCCCCGAGGTCCTCCGGCACGTGCTGAACGCCTGA
- a CDS encoding nucleoside triphosphate pyrophosphohydrolase: MSRDYDKLVRDRIPSIVEENGERPVTHVADRAEYRRRLHAKLDEEVREFHEDESPEELADVLEVVFALAATLDVDESDLRRLREAKAADRGRFAERIVLDRVEDGSE, from the coding sequence GTGAGCCGCGACTACGACAAGCTCGTGCGCGACCGGATCCCCTCGATCGTCGAGGAGAACGGCGAACGGCCGGTCACGCACGTCGCCGATCGAGCGGAGTACCGACGACGGCTACACGCCAAGCTCGACGAGGAGGTCCGCGAGTTCCACGAGGACGAATCGCCCGAGGAACTCGCGGACGTGCTGGAGGTCGTCTTCGCGCTCGCCGCGACGCTCGACGTGGACGAGTCGGATCTGCGGCGACTGCGGGAGGCGAAGGCCGCCGACCGCGGGCGGTTCGCGGAGCGTATCGTCCTCGACCGCGTCGAGGACGGGTCGGAGTAG
- a CDS encoding alpha/beta hydrolase, whose product MSHRNTSNRTETDVEVTTTATPHPDVQAILDGRAELGIPRLSSLSVGGMRQLLEELWAPPADPEPVAAVRDVSIDGPAGDVPIRIYTPDGSGPFPVLVYFHGGGWVAGGIELDDGICRALTNAAGCAVASIGYRHAPEHPFPAPLEDCYAATEWVVEHSEVAHGDPDRIAVVGESAGGNLAAAVAQVARDRGGPALAHQVLVTPVLDRSFDRPSYDIDPSQLVITRADVEWVWDRYLESDLDANNPYASPLRARDLSGLPSATIVTAGFDVLRDEGLAYAERLEDAGVRVTYREYDDVIHGFLGMLDDPALERAREVIDAVARDLRDSFGG is encoded by the coding sequence ATGTCCCACCGGAACACCTCCAACCGGACCGAAACCGACGTAGAAGTCACGACGACCGCAACCCCTCACCCGGACGTGCAGGCGATACTCGATGGGCGGGCGGAACTGGGGATACCGCGCCTGAGTTCGCTGTCGGTCGGCGGGATGCGACAGCTCCTCGAGGAGCTGTGGGCTCCGCCCGCGGATCCCGAACCCGTCGCGGCGGTGCGGGACGTCTCGATCGACGGTCCCGCCGGCGACGTTCCGATCCGGATCTACACGCCCGACGGCTCCGGACCGTTTCCGGTCCTCGTCTACTTCCACGGCGGGGGCTGGGTAGCGGGCGGCATCGAACTCGACGACGGGATCTGCCGCGCGCTGACGAACGCGGCCGGGTGCGCGGTCGCCTCGATCGGGTATCGCCACGCGCCCGAACACCCGTTCCCGGCACCCCTGGAGGACTGCTACGCGGCGACGGAGTGGGTCGTCGAGCACTCCGAAGTCGCTCACGGCGATCCCGATCGGATCGCGGTCGTCGGCGAGAGCGCGGGCGGGAACCTGGCCGCCGCGGTCGCGCAGGTCGCCCGGGATCGCGGCGGCCCGGCCCTGGCCCATCAGGTGCTCGTCACCCCCGTCCTCGATCGCTCGTTCGACAGGCCGTCGTACGACATCGATCCGTCGCAACTCGTGATAACGAGAGCGGACGTGGAGTGGGTCTGGGATCGCTACCTCGAGAGCGACCTCGACGCCAACAACCCGTACGCGTCGCCGCTGCGGGCGCGCGACCTGAGCGGGCTTCCGTCCGCGACGATTGTGACCGCCGGCTTCGACGTGCTGCGCGACGAGGGACTCGCGTACGCGGAACGGCTCGAGGACGCCGGCGTTCGGGTCACGTACCGCGAGTACGACGACGTGATCCACGGCTTCCTCGGCATGCTCGACGATCCGGCGCTCGAACGGGCGCGCGAGGTGATCGACGCCGTCGCCCGGGACCTGCGAGACTCGTTCGGGGGGTAG
- a CDS encoding alpha/beta fold hydrolase, with product MPFAENDGVALHYEAVGSGPTVAFLNEVGYGAWLWGWQHAALAGPFEALVLDPRGTGRSDAPPGPYAVETLADDLEAVLREHGARRAHLVGAGLGGMVALDYARRYGRARSLVLLGTALDGGSVDAEALDAMGGRGPRSLSPCLSPDFVERQREVVEGIRSWRETDDAAPEARAAQAAAMLAFECDAPYEVTAPALVLHGADDPVVPPAAGEALAEALPRGRFQALPGRHLAFVEASRPANDAIVGFLESVE from the coding sequence ATGCCCTTCGCCGAGAACGACGGCGTCGCGCTCCACTACGAGGCGGTCGGTTCGGGTCCGACCGTCGCGTTCCTGAACGAGGTCGGGTACGGCGCGTGGCTCTGGGGGTGGCAGCACGCCGCCCTCGCGGGGCCGTTCGAGGCGCTCGTGCTCGATCCGCGAGGCACGGGCCGGTCCGACGCCCCGCCGGGGCCGTACGCCGTCGAGACGCTGGCGGACGACCTCGAGGCCGTCCTCCGCGAGCACGGGGCGCGCCGCGCCCACCTCGTCGGGGCCGGCCTCGGGGGGATGGTCGCGCTCGACTACGCCCGGCGGTACGGTCGCGCCCGCTCGCTCGTCCTCCTCGGGACGGCCCTCGACGGCGGGTCGGTGGACGCGGAGGCGCTCGACGCGATGGGAGGACGAGGCCCCCGGTCGCTGTCGCCGTGTCTCTCGCCGGACTTCGTCGAGCGTCAGCGCGAGGTCGTCGAGGGGATCCGGTCGTGGAGAGAGACCGACGACGCCGCTCCCGAGGCGCGGGCGGCGCAGGCGGCGGCGATGCTGGCCTTCGAGTGCGACGCCCCCTACGAGGTGACGGCCCCGGCGCTCGTGTTGCACGGCGCGGACGACCCGGTCGTTCCCCCCGCGGCGGGCGAGGCGCTCGCCGAGGCGCTCCCCCGGGGGCGGTTCCAGGCGCTCCCCGGCCGCCACCTCGCGTTCGTCGAGGCGTCCCGTCCGGCGAACGACGCCATCGTCGGCTTCCTCGAGTCGGTCGAGTGA
- a CDS encoding type 1 glutamine amidotransferase — protein MARLRLALLNASLDGTRADTSRNFRRELNADLAEFTVSDGRFPPPVGVEGFDGVVVTGSGASTYWDAPWIDEVREWLREAYERGLPILGVCFGHQLLASALGGTVEAMGDFEIGYREVRHVGETPLFEGIDERFTVFTTHGDTVTALPEGATVIAENDYGLHGFRIGHAFGVQFHPEYDAETASTVTRSKEFLGEERIERVLAGITDENYARACEAKRLFENFTEHVRRVRPRA, from the coding sequence ATGGCACGGTTGCGGCTCGCGTTACTGAACGCGTCGCTCGATGGCACGCGAGCGGACACCAGCAGGAACTTCCGACGGGAACTGAACGCCGACCTCGCCGAGTTCACGGTCAGCGACGGGCGGTTCCCGCCGCCGGTCGGCGTCGAGGGCTTCGATGGCGTCGTCGTCACGGGGTCGGGCGCGTCGACCTACTGGGACGCCCCGTGGATCGACGAGGTTCGCGAGTGGCTCCGGGAGGCGTACGAGCGGGGCCTCCCGATCCTCGGCGTCTGTTTCGGACACCAGTTGCTCGCGAGCGCCCTCGGCGGCACTGTCGAGGCGATGGGCGACTTCGAGATCGGCTACCGGGAAGTACGGCACGTCGGGGAGACGCCGCTGTTCGAGGGGATCGACGAGCGGTTCACCGTCTTCACGACCCACGGCGACACCGTGACCGCGCTCCCCGAGGGCGCGACGGTCATCGCGGAGAACGACTACGGACTCCACGGCTTCCGTATCGGGCACGCCTTCGGCGTGCAGTTCCACCCCGAGTACGACGCGGAGACCGCCAGTACGGTGACGCGCTCCAAGGAGTTCCTCGGCGAGGAACGCATCGAGCGGGTGCTCGCCGGGATCACCGATGAGAACTACGCCCGCGCCTGCGAGGCCAAGCGGCTGTTCGAGAACTTCACCGAGCACGTCCGGCGGGTGCGCCCGCGGGCGTAG
- a CDS encoding universal stress protein has product MYETILVPTDGSGGVAPAIEHALQLATTYGATVHALYVVDETESGAAIIGSDAGGGTRRQRESIGTEATEAIADAADDAGVECTQAVREGTPYRVITQYADEHDADVVVMSTRGRTGVSRVLLGSVTEQVVRTTDRPVLAVSRGTET; this is encoded by the coding sequence GTGTACGAGACGATCCTCGTTCCGACGGACGGGTCCGGAGGGGTCGCGCCGGCGATCGAGCACGCCCTCCAGCTCGCGACCACGTACGGTGCGACCGTCCACGCGCTGTACGTCGTCGACGAGACCGAGAGCGGCGCGGCCATCATCGGATCGGACGCCGGCGGAGGGACCCGTCGTCAGCGGGAGTCGATCGGCACGGAGGCGACGGAGGCGATCGCCGACGCCGCAGACGACGCAGGCGTCGAGTGCACGCAGGCGGTCCGCGAGGGGACGCCGTACCGGGTCATCACGCAGTACGCCGACGAACACGACGCGGACGTCGTCGTCATGAGCACGCGCGGGCGAACCGGCGTCAGCCGAGTGCTCCTCGGGAGCGTCACGGAGCAGGTTGTCCGGACGACCGACCGTCCCGTGCTCGCGGTCAGCCGCGGTACGGAAACGTAA
- a CDS encoding chloride channel protein codes for MNRRQYYRLLVVAAVLGVLVGLFATVFRLTWNAADHFLWSTLDERYWRVVVSTVAGVLIGGIIYATFYPGTLSTLVRQFHLDGAVPADDNIPVIPSGLVGLVAGQSAGPEGVMSVVGGSAGTKIASLLGVEDATRLLTLAGMGAGFGSILGAPIGGALLWLELPHDRGIEYYEAIIPTLVASFAGYLTMVSIGGLSLFPIWKASPTFPLTTTHLLVAIGVGLLCIPFALLYTQVFGLVGALFNRYSPRPFVRTTVAGLGIGLLGFYLPLTYFYGGKQINEVLAGEFTLAALLALVVGEMLAAALTINGNWQGGLIIPHMFMGAAIGRAAALVVPGVDPVLAMLGGMAAFNSTVTGTPLSSALIAIALTDGASVVPVFLASLCAFVASPVVRFVETTASRTEPAGFYLGESDD; via the coding sequence ATGAACCGTCGGCAGTACTATCGACTCCTCGTCGTCGCCGCCGTCCTCGGCGTCCTCGTCGGTCTCTTCGCGACGGTCTTCCGCCTGACGTGGAACGCGGCCGACCACTTCCTCTGGTCGACGCTCGACGAGCGGTACTGGCGCGTCGTCGTCAGCACCGTCGCGGGGGTCCTCATCGGCGGCATCATCTACGCGACGTTCTACCCGGGTACGCTCTCGACGCTCGTCCGACAGTTCCACCTCGACGGGGCGGTCCCCGCGGACGACAACATCCCGGTCATCCCGTCGGGACTCGTCGGTCTCGTGGCCGGGCAGAGCGCCGGACCGGAGGGAGTGATGAGCGTCGTCGGTGGCTCGGCCGGCACGAAGATCGCGTCACTCCTCGGCGTGGAGGACGCGACGCGGTTGCTCACCCTGGCCGGGATGGGTGCCGGGTTCGGGTCGATACTCGGCGCGCCGATCGGCGGGGCATTGCTCTGGCTGGAACTCCCGCACGACCGGGGGATCGAGTACTACGAGGCGATCATCCCGACGCTCGTGGCGAGCTTCGCGGGCTACCTCACGATGGTCTCGATCGGCGGACTCTCGCTGTTTCCCATCTGGAAGGCTTCCCCCACCTTCCCGCTGACGACGACCCACCTGCTCGTCGCCATCGGCGTCGGGTTACTCTGTATCCCGTTCGCGCTCCTCTACACGCAAGTGTTCGGTCTCGTCGGCGCGCTGTTCAACCGCTACTCGCCCCGTCCGTTCGTCCGGACGACCGTCGCGGGACTCGGTATCGGCCTGCTCGGGTTCTACCTCCCGCTGACGTACTTCTACGGCGGAAAGCAGATAAACGAGGTGCTCGCGGGCGAGTTCACGCTCGCGGCGCTCCTCGCGCTCGTCGTCGGGGAGATGCTCGCCGCCGCGCTCACGATCAACGGGAACTGGCAGGGCGGGCTCATCATCCCGCACATGTTCATGGGGGCGGCGATCGGCCGCGCGGCCGCGCTGGTCGTCCCCGGGGTCGATCCGGTACTCGCCATGCTCGGCGGGATGGCGGCGTTCAATTCCACCGTCACGGGGACGCCGCTCTCGTCGGCGCTCATCGCCATCGCGCTCACCGACGGCGCGAGCGTCGTACCGGTCTTCCTCGCCAGCCTCTGTGCGTTCGTCGCAAGCCCGGTCGTCCGCTTCGTCGAGACGACCGCCTCGCGGACGGAGCCTGCGGGGTTCTACCTCGGTGAGAGCGACGACTGA
- a CDS encoding acyl-CoA dehydrogenase family protein, giving the protein MLDYVELEADLAGEERMIRDTAREFVEEQVRPGIGEHWIEGTFPTDLIPELGEMGFYAPNLEGYGLPGVSETAYGLLMQELEACDSGLRSMASVQGALVMYPIHAFGSEAQKEEWLPALGAGEAVGCFGLTEPQHGSNPTAMETRAERDGDGYVLNGSKTWITNSPIADVAIVWARDRSTDETPVRGFLVETDRDGVSTNEIEEKLSLRASITGEIGLNDVRVPEENVLPGVSGMKGPLSCLTQARYGIAWGAIGAARDCFETARQYALDRDQFGGPIARFQLQQAKLAEMATQITTAQLLAHRLAELKERGDLRPQHVSMAKRNNVRMARDQSRIAREMLGGNGITADYSPMRHMANLETVYTYEGTHDIHTLILGQDLTGIPAFE; this is encoded by the coding sequence ATGCTCGATTACGTAGAACTCGAAGCCGACCTCGCGGGGGAGGAGCGGATGATCCGGGACACGGCGCGGGAGTTCGTCGAGGAACAGGTGCGCCCCGGCATCGGCGAGCACTGGATCGAGGGGACGTTCCCCACCGACCTGATCCCCGAACTGGGCGAGATGGGTTTCTATGCGCCGAATCTGGAGGGCTACGGCCTGCCCGGCGTGAGCGAGACCGCCTACGGCCTCCTCATGCAGGAACTCGAGGCCTGCGACTCGGGGCTGCGCTCGATGGCCAGCGTCCAGGGCGCGCTCGTGATGTACCCGATCCACGCCTTCGGCTCAGAAGCGCAGAAGGAGGAGTGGTTGCCGGCGCTCGGTGCGGGCGAGGCGGTGGGCTGTTTCGGCCTCACGGAACCCCAGCACGGCTCGAACCCCACCGCGATGGAGACGCGCGCCGAGCGCGACGGCGACGGGTACGTGCTGAACGGCTCGAAGACTTGGATCACCAACTCGCCGATCGCGGACGTGGCGATCGTCTGGGCCAGGGACCGCTCGACCGACGAGACGCCCGTCCGGGGCTTCCTCGTCGAGACGGACCGCGACGGCGTCAGCACGAACGAGATCGAGGAGAAGCTGTCGCTCAGGGCGTCGATCACGGGGGAGATCGGCCTGAACGACGTCCGCGTCCCCGAGGAGAACGTCCTGCCAGGCGTGAGTGGGATGAAGGGGCCGCTGTCGTGTCTCACCCAGGCGCGCTACGGCATCGCCTGGGGGGCGATCGGCGCGGCGCGCGACTGCTTCGAGACGGCGCGGCAGTACGCGCTCGATCGCGACCAGTTCGGCGGTCCCATCGCCCGCTTCCAGCTCCAGCAGGCGAAGCTCGCGGAGATGGCGACCCAGATCACGACCGCCCAGCTGCTCGCCCACCGCCTCGCCGAGCTGAAGGAGCGCGGCGACCTCCGCCCGCAGCACGTCTCGATGGCCAAGCGCAACAACGTGCGGATGGCGCGCGACCAGTCGCGGATCGCCCGCGAGATGCTCGGCGGTAACGGGATCACCGCCGACTACTCGCCGATGCGCCACATGGCCAACCTGGAGACGGTCTACACCTACGAGGGCACCCACGACATTCACACCCTCATCCTCGGGCAGGATCTGACGGGGATCCCCGCCTTCGAGTGA
- a CDS encoding 50S ribosomal protein L40e gives MASFPEAEKRLLQKQICMRCNARNSPRAKRCRKCGYKHLRPKAKERRAV, from the coding sequence ATGGCCAGTTTCCCGGAAGCAGAGAAGCGGCTCCTCCAGAAGCAGATCTGTATGCGCTGTAACGCCCGCAACTCGCCGCGCGCGAAGCGCTGTCGCAAGTGCGGCTACAAGCACCTCCGCCCGAAGGCGAAGGAGCGCCGCGCGGTCTAA
- a CDS encoding luciferase domain-containing protein codes for MSIDANLDSSSRIEEVIGEVSRWPGIAVADHRYGGREFRLGAREVGHVHYTGIVDIAFPKLVHDALVDAGWTEPHHVVPHSTWTTFRVRSDADVERALHLLRLSYLYHALSRIDTPEGAAALEAVDFDAELDRIAPPKAVRGRFAALRERAGY; via the coding sequence ATGAGTATCGACGCCAATCTAGATTCTTCCTCGCGCATCGAGGAGGTCATCGGCGAGGTCTCCCGCTGGCCGGGGATCGCCGTCGCCGACCACCGCTACGGCGGCCGCGAGTTCCGCCTCGGCGCGCGCGAGGTCGGACACGTCCACTACACGGGGATCGTCGACATCGCCTTCCCGAAGCTCGTCCACGACGCCCTCGTGGACGCGGGCTGGACCGAGCCCCACCACGTCGTCCCGCACTCGACGTGGACCACGTTCCGCGTTCGGTCCGACGCCGACGTCGAGCGCGCGCTCCACCTCCTCCGTCTGTCGTACCTCTACCACGCGCTGAGCAGGATCGATACGCCCGAGGGTGCGGCGGCGCTCGAGGCCGTCGACTTCGACGCGGAACTCGACCGCATCGCCCCACCGAAGGCCGTCCGCGGGCGCTTCGCCGCCCTTCGCGAGCGGGCGGGGTACTGA
- a CDS encoding DUF367 family protein, translating to MQLHVRYEGDDDPDKCSARKLARFDLAELHRSSRDTPPGVVLNPFAERALSPADEGPTLVALDCSWETAEAEAFRLRGDHRALPFLVAANPVSYGTPFRLNTVEAFAGALCILGEREHAERILSKFRWGHTFLELNDEPLRRYADCADSSEVVAVQGEYLAAGEER from the coding sequence GTGCAGCTCCACGTCCGCTACGAGGGCGACGACGACCCGGACAAGTGCAGCGCGCGGAAGCTCGCGCGCTTCGACCTCGCCGAGTTACACCGCTCCTCGCGCGACACGCCCCCGGGCGTCGTCCTGAACCCGTTCGCGGAGCGGGCGCTCTCGCCCGCCGACGAGGGTCCGACCCTCGTCGCGCTCGACTGCTCCTGGGAGACGGCCGAGGCGGAGGCGTTCCGACTGCGCGGCGACCACCGCGCGCTCCCCTTCCTCGTCGCGGCGAACCCCGTCAGCTACGGGACGCCCTTCCGCCTCAACACCGTCGAGGCGTTCGCCGGCGCGCTGTGTATCCTGGGCGAGCGCGAGCACGCAGAGCGGATCCTCTCGAAGTTCCGATGGGGGCACACCTTCCTCGAACTCAACGACGAACCCCTCCGACGCTACGCCGACTGTGCGGACTCCTCGGAGGTGGTGGCGGTGCAAGGGGAGTACCTGGCGGCGGGCGAGGAGCGATAG
- a CDS encoding nuclear transport factor 2 family protein — protein MDAADLAREYYRAIDEADYDALATVLAPDFVHDRPDRTIEGRDAFVRFMREERPDPDTTHELDAVFLDGERDEREEGRDARGEGRDGREKRHDGRGAGVACEGRVLRADGGEWFRFVDVFAVEDGALAGLTTYAR, from the coding sequence ATGGACGCCGCCGACCTCGCCCGCGAATACTACCGCGCCATCGACGAGGCCGACTACGACGCGCTCGCGACCGTCCTCGCCCCAGATTTCGTCCACGACCGCCCCGACCGGACCATCGAGGGGCGCGACGCGTTCGTCCGGTTCATGCGCGAGGAGCGTCCCGACCCGGACACGACGCACGAACTCGACGCGGTCTTTCTCGACGGGGAACGGGACGAACGTGAGGAGGGACGCGACGCGCGCGGGGAGGGACGCGACGGGCGAGAGAAGAGACACGACGGGCGCGGGGCGGGCGTCGCCTGCGAGGGGCGCGTCCTCCGCGCCGACGGCGGGGAGTGGTTCCGCTTCGTGGACGTGTTCGCGGTCGAGGACGGTGCGCTCGCGGGGCTGACGACGTACGCGCGGTAG